The Daucus carota subsp. sativus chromosome 7, DH1 v3.0, whole genome shotgun sequence genome window below encodes:
- the LOC108196591 gene encoding ethylene-overproduction protein 1 isoform X2, giving the protein MTGTSTGSAGGGGSMGEKFLERIHEHLRVNSIRSRSSQQIPNVNVDYSMLAQGLAIYGLPQKDLIEPNIEPYLKSVDFIESLADVYRRLETCPQSERWRVYTEQCALLRGLTDPKLCKRSLRLARQHAVDVHSKVVLSAALKYERREEELLGISSVECSGKYLDCPKATLVPGYSPEFVDDKCGCHPVSMEVDEAEHSVDEEECSISAEECDMSFWIGSEEIRCNRYFMSSLSRPFKAMLYGGFMESKREKVNFTQNGISGKGMMAAEIFSRTKSVEKFGLEVVLELLSLANKFCCDEMKSSCDVFLADKVVDMETAMLLIEYGLEETSYLLVAACLQVILRELPSSLNNPVVLKLFCSSEAKERLALAGHASFDLYNLLTQVAMNEDLKANSTVMLLERLGECAADGWQKQLAFHLLGCIMMERNEYKDAQKWFKIAVEAGHTYSSVGVARTKHKGGHTYKAYKLMNSLIANYTPSGWMYQERSLYCNGKEKMMDLNTATELDPTLSYPYKYRAIMQMEDNNTAASITEIEKVINFKVSPDCLELRAWFLIAQEYYEGALRDVRAIVTLDSSYMMFHGKLHGAHLVELLRQHVQQFNLAECWMELYDRWSCVDDIGSLAVVHQMLSNDPGKSLLLFRQSLLLIRLNCNKAAMRCLWMARNHATTDHERLVYEGWILYDTGHWDEALAKAEEAIALKRSFEAFFLKAYALSDPDSSLDSSNSTYVIQLLEDALRCPSDGLRKGQALSNLGAMYVESGKLDLAADCYMTALDIKHSRAHVGLARVYYLKNQRNAAYDEMTKLIEKSKYNASAYEKRSEYCDRDLAQSDLSMATKLDPLRTYPYRYRAAIFMDDRKEAEAIAELTKPLAFKSDLQLLHLRATFHDSMGDSTSAIRDCEAALCLHPSHKDTLELYNKALKQVKREET; this is encoded by the exons ATGA CTGGTACTAGTACTGGTAGTGCTGGTGGTGGTGGAAGTATGGGTGAGAAGTTTCTAGAACGCATACATGAGCATCTTCGAGTGAATTCTATTAGGTCGAGGTCTTCCCAGCAAATTCCAAATGTAAATGTTGATTATAGTATGTTAGCTCAAGGCCTTGCCATTTACGGCCTCCCTCAAAAGGATCTTATTGAACCAAATATTGAGCCTTACTTGAAGTCTGTTGATTTTATTGAGTCTCTAGCTGATGTTTATCGTAGACTTGAAACTTGTCCTCAATCTGAGAGATGGAGGGTGTATACAGAACAATGTGCATTGCTTCGGGGATTAACTGATCCTAAATTGTGTAAACGAAGTCTTAGGTTGGCAAGGCAGCATGCTGTTGATGTTCATTCCAAAGTTGTTCTTTCTGCGGCATTGAAGTATGAGAGAAGAGAGGAGGAACTTCTTGGGATTTCGTCAGTGGAATGTTCTGGGAAATATTTGGATTGTCCTAAGGCTACTTTAGTTCCTGGGTATAGTCCTGAATTTGTTGACGATAAATGTGGGTGTCATCCGGTTTCAATGGAAGTGGATGAAGCTGAGCATAGTGTCGATGAAGAGGAATGCTCAATTTCAGCGGAAGAGTGTGATATGTCGTTTTGGATTGGTAGTGAAGAGATCAGGTGTAATCGTTATTTTATGTCGTCCCTTTCAAGACCATTCAAGGCGATGTTGTATGGTGGTTTCATGGAATCAAAGAGAGAGAAAGTAAATTTTACGCAAAATGGAATATCTGGAAAGGGGATGATGGCTGCTGAAATATTTAGTCGGACTAAATCTGTAGAAAAGTTTGGCTTGGAAGTTGTTTTGGAGCTCCTCTCATTGGCAAACAAGTTCTGTTGTGACGAAATGAAGTCTTCTTGTGATGTTTTTTTGGCGGATAAAGTTGTTGACATGGAAACTGCAATGTTACTAATCGAGTATGGATTGGAGGAAACATCATATCTTTTAGTGGCGGCTTGCTTGCAAGTTATTTTGAGAGAACTGCCTAGTTCATTGAATAATCCTGTAGTGCTGAAACTATTTTGCAGTTCAGAGGCTAAGGAAAGACTAGCACTGGCAGGTCATGCTTCATTTGATCTGTACAACTTGTTAACGCAAGTTGCAATGAATGAAGACCTGAAAGCAAATTCAACAGTGATGTTATTGGAAAGGCTAGGAGAGTGTGCAGCTGATGGTTGGCAGAAACAACTGGCATTCCACTTGTTAGGTTGCATCATGATGGAGAGGAACGAGTATAAGGACGCACAGAAGTGGTTTAAAATAGCCGTAGAAGCGGGTCATACTTATTCCTCTGTAGGCGTAGCCAGGACGAAGCACAAGGGTGGTCATACATATAAGGCATACAAGTTAATGAATTCACTCATTGCTAATTATACACCTTCGGGTTGGATGTATCAGGAGCGATCCTTGTACTGTAATGGAAAAGAGAAGATGATGGATTTGAATACAGCAACTGAATTGGACCCAACTCTTTCATATCCATACAAGTACAGGGCTATTATGCAGATGGAAGATAATAACACTGCAGCTAGCATTACAGAGATTGAAAAAGTGATTAATTTCAAAGTTTCCCCCGACTGCTTAGAACTCCGTGCTTGGTTTTTAATTGCTCAGGAGTATTATGAAGGAGCTTTAAGAGATGTTCGTGCAATAGTAACTTTGGATTCTAGTTACATGATGTTCCATGGGAAATTGCATGGTGCTCATTTGGTAGAGCTCCTTCGCCAGCATGTGCAGCAGTTTAATCTAGCAGAATGTTGGATGGAACTATATGATCGCTGGTCTTGTGTTGACGACATTGGCTCTCTGGCTGTTGTACACCAGATGCTATCCAATGACCCAGGAAAAAGCCTTTTACTTTTTCGGCAATCTCTACTCCTTATACG GTTGAACTGCAACAAAGCTGCAATGAGATGCCTATGGATGGCTCGAAACCATGCTACCACGGATCATGAAAGACTTGTCTATGAAGGGTGGATTCTGTATGATACTGGTCACTGGGACGAAGCATTAGCAAAGGCTGAAGAGGCTATTGCTCTTAAGAGATCATTTGAAGCTTTTTTCTTGAAAGCGTATGCTTTGAGTGATCCTGATTCAAGCCTTGATTCTAGTAATTCCACTTATGTTATCCAACTTCTTGAAGATGCCCTTAGATGTCCATCTGATGGTCTTAGAAAAGGACAA GCACTAAGTAATCTGGGAGCCATGTACGTGGAGAGTGGTAAACTGGATCTTGCTGCTGACTGCTACATGACTGCCCTCGACATCAAGCACTCACGAGCCCATGTAGGCCTGGCACgtgtatattatttaaaaaatcagagAAATGCTGCATATGACGAAATGACAAAGTtaattgaaaaatcaaaatataatgcaTCTGCTTATGAGAAGAGGTCAGAGTATTGTGACCGTGACCTGGCACAAAGTGATCTCAGCATGGCAACTAAACTTGATCCACTGCGAACATATCCATACAGATACAGAGCAGCTA ttttCATGGATGACCGGAAGGAAGCCGAAGCCATAGCAGAACTTACAAAGCCATTAGCTTTCAAGAGTGATTTACAACTGCTGCATCTTCGAGCTACTTTTCACGACTCCATGGGTGACAGCACTTCGGCAATTAGGGACTGTGAAGCTGCCCTCTGTCTTCATCCCAGTCATAAAGATACATTAGAGCTATATAACAAGGCTCTGAAACAGGTTAAAAGAGAAGAAACATAA
- the LOC108196500 gene encoding importin subunit beta-1: MAMDITQFLLSAQSANAVERTDAESKLKQFQEQNRPSFLLSLSVELSTDGKPTESRSLAGIILKNSLDAKDAAMKEYLVQQWGGTDTTYKSQIKSLLLNTLGSAVHEARHAASQVIAKIASIEIPQKAWPELVGSLLLNMTEQDKPATLKQATLETLGYVCEEISHNDLVQDEVNSVLTAVVQGMNGAEQSVNVRLAATRALNNALDFAQTNFQNEMERNFIMKVVCETAMAEETLIRQAAFECLVSIASMYYDVLEPYMQTIFQLTANAVKGDEEGVALQAIEFWSSICDEEIELQDYEVPDSGDSEVPHSRFIEKALSSLVPMLLETLLKQDEDQDQDDGIWNLAMAGGTCLGLVARTVGDAIVPLVMPFVESNISKPDWRSREAATYAFGSILEGPSIEKLSPMVNTGLVFLLHAMKDENSHVKDTTAWTLSRIFELLHSPATGFSVITQANLPQVIEVLLGSLRDAPHISEKVCGAIYYLAQGYEDAGTSSSLLTRHLLDIIKCLVETADRTDGGDSKLRTSAYETLNEVVRCSDLAQSSQIIAQLLPAIMSKLAKTAELQIGSSDDREKQGDLQASLCGVLQVIIQKLGGAEETKSVILQAADQIMMLFLMVFGCRSSTVHEEAMLAIGALAYATGPQFVKYMQEFYKYLEMGLQNFEEYQVCSISVGVVGDICRALDDKVLPYCDGIMTLLLKDLSSGELHRSVKPPIFSCFGDIALAIGEHFEKYFQFVVQMMQGAAEVCAKLDNTDEEMMEYGNQLRRSIFEAYSGILQGFKNTKADLILPHAPHVLQFIALVSKDQPRDETVIKAAVAALGDLADALGPKLKMLFQEHSIWIDELLREFLQSDDEQLKEAGLWTQGMIGRAL, translated from the exons ATGGCTATGGATATTACCCAGTTTCTTCTATCTGCTCAGTCGGCAAATGCAGTGGAACGTACTGATGCAGAGAGCAAATTGAAACAGTTTCAGGAGCAAAACCGACCATCTTTTCTTTTATCCTTGTCAGTTGAACTGTCGACTGATGGAAAGCCAACTGAGAGTCGCAGCCTAGCTGGTATCATCCTGAAGAACTCACTGGATGCTAAAGATGCAGCTATGAAAGAATACCTTGTTCAGCAGTGGGGTGGCACTGACACAACCTATAAATCCCAAATCAAAAGTTTGCTCCTGAATACTCTGGGATCTGCAGTCCATGAAGCAAGGCATGCTGCTTCTCAAGTTATAGCAAAAATAGCATCAATTGAAATTCCGCAAAAGGCGTGGCCTGAACTTGTTGGATCATTGCTTTTGAATATGACTGAGCAAGATAAACCTGCAACTTTAAAACAGGCAACACTAGAAACACTGGGATATGTTTGTGAGGAAATATCCCATAATGATCTTGTGCAAGATGAAGTTAACTCTGTGCTTACTGCTGTAGTTCAGGGAATGAATGGAGCTGAGCAAAGCGTAAACGTTCGCCTTGCAGCTACAAGGGCATTAAACAATGCCCTGGATTTTGCACAGACTAACTTTCAAAATGAGATGGAGCGGAATTTCATTATGAAGGTTGTTTGTGAGACAGCCATGGCAGAAGAGACTCTAATTAGACAGGCTGCTTTTGAGTGTCTTGTTTCAATAGCATCAATGTACTATGATGTGCTTGAACCTTATATGCAGACAATCTTTCAGCTAACTGCTAATGCAGTTAAAGGAGATGAGGAAGGTGTTGCCCTTCAAGCAATTGAGTTTTGGAGCTCTATATGCGATGAAGAGATTGAGCTTCAAGATTATGAGGTTCCTGATAGTGGTGATTCTGAAGTGCCTCACTCCCGCTTCATTGAGAAGGCTTTGTCATCTCTAGTTCCTATGTTGCTAGAAACCTTACTCAAGCAGGATGAGGACCAGGACCAGGATGATGGGATTTGGAATCTTGCTATGGCTGGTGGTACATGTCTTGGTCTTGTGGCCAGGACTGTTGGGGATGCTATAGTACCACTTGTAATGCCCTTTGTTGAGTCGAACATATCGAAACCTGATTGGCGGTCTCGTGAAGCGGCTACATATGCCTTTGGGTCAATACTTGAAGGCCCAAGCATTGAGAAACTCTCCCCCATGGTCAATACAGGATTGGTGTTTCTACTTCATGCCATGAAAGATGAAAACAGTCATGTAAAGGACACAACTGCATGGACTCTTAGTCGTATATTTGAGTTATTGCACTCCCCTGCTACTGGATTTTCTGTGATTACTCAAGCAAACCTCCCACAAGTTATTGAGGTGTTGTTGGGGAGCTTAAGGGATGCTCCTCATATATCTGAGAAGGTATGTGGAGCTATCTACTACCTTGCGCAGGGTTATGAGGATGCTGGTACAAGTTCCTCTTTGCTTACACGTCATCTTTTAGACATTATAAAGTGTCTTGTTGAAACTGCTGATAGAACTGATGGAGGAGACTCCAAGCTTAGAACTTCTGCGTATGAGACCTTGAATGAGGTGGTTAGATGTTCTGATCTTGCACAATCTTCACAAATTATTGCACAACTTCTGCCTGCTATTATGTCTAAGTTGGCAAAGACTGCTGAACTCCAAATTGGATCATCAGATGATagggaaaagcaaggagatttgcAAGCTTCTCTTTGTGGTGTGCTTCAAGTAATTATCCAGAAGCTTGGTGGTGCTGAGGAGACAAAATCTGTTATACTGCAGGCGGCCGACCAGATAATGATGCTGTTCCTTATGGTTTTTGGTTGCCGTAGCTCTACAGTACATGAAGAAGCTATGCTTGCCATAGGTGCTTTGGCTTACGCAACTGGACCGCAGTTTGTGAAGTATATGCAGGAATTTTACAAGTATTTGGAAATGGGTCTGCAGAATTTTGAGGAATACCAGGTCTGTTCAATCTCAGTTGGTGTTGTTGGTGACATTTGCCGTGCTTTGGATGACAAGGTTTTGCCATACTGTGATGGAATCATGACGCTTCTCCTAAAGGATCTGTCTAGCGGTGAACTACACCGTTCTGTGAAGCCGCCCATATTCTCATGTTTTGGGGATATTGCTCTTGCTATTGGAGAACACTTTGAGAAGTACTTTCAGTTTGTGGTGCAAATGATGCAGGGAGCTGCAGAGGTTTGTGCAAAGTTGGACAACACAGATGAGGAGATGATGGAATATGGCAATCAGCTCAGGCGCAGTATATTTGAGGCCTATTCTGGTATATTGCAAGGATTCAAGAATACCAAGGCTGATTTGATATTGCCCCATGCTCCACATGTGCTACAGTTCATAGCATTAGTATCAAAAGACCAACCAAG GGATGAAACTGTGATCAAAGCAGCCGTTGCTGCGCTGGGTGATCTAGCAGATGCACTTGGCCCAAAATTGAAGATGCTTTTCCAGGAGCATTCCATCTGGATCGATGAATTATTAAGAGAGTTTCTTCAATCTGACGATGAGCAACTGAAAGAAGCTGGACTTTGGACCCAAGGGATGATTGGACGTGCCCTTTAA
- the LOC108193576 gene encoding BAG family molecular chaperone regulator 4: MDYTGDDGGSNSNFIKIKVSYGSNWLDLTVPSHITFGDLKGVIAEKIGLEPDVQRLFFRGIEKDDQIHLEMAGLKNNSKLLLKENIAKVEEVSTSNDKTEEVKETQVSKGSELVAEVKADVDKLAEQLRALKKIICEGHKVLQKDLIFTVEMLERQLLKLDGIKAEGEGKVQRKMEVQRVQSLLDTADELKTRNLGSKAKSSDTVQKTTNCDASESDIGNHDAQPSSPSSTKGTQDWEVFE; encoded by the exons ATGGATTATACCGGAGATGATGGTGGGTCCAACTCCAACTTCATCAAGATTAAGGTCTCTTATGGATCCAATTGGCTGGACCTAACTGTTCCTTCTCATATTACTTTTG GGGATCTGAAAGGGGTTATTGCTGAAAAAATTGGTTTGGAGCCTGATGTTCAAAGGCTGTTCTTCAGAGGTATTGAGAAAGACGATCAAATACATTTGGAAATGGCCGGATTGAAGAACAATTCGAAGCTCTTACTCAAAGAGAACATAGCTAAGGTTGAAGAGGTCTCAACTAGCAATGATAAGACTGAAGAGGTGAAGGAGACCCAAGTATCAAAAGGTTCTGAGCTTGTTGCTGAAGTCAAAGCAGATGTTGATAAGCTAGCAGAACAG CTACGTGCTTTGAAAAAGATAATATGTGAAGGACATAAGGTTCTTCAGAAAGATCTTATATTCACAGTGGAGATGCTCGAAAGACAGCTGCTGAAATTGGATGGCATCAAAGCTGAAGGAGAAGGGAAAGTTCAGAGGAAGATGGAG GTGCAACGTGTTCAAAGCCTCTTGGACACAGCTGATGAGCTTAAGACAAGGAATTTGGGCTCAAAAGCCAAGAGCAGTGACACTGTTCAGAAAACAACAAATTGTGATGCATCTGAATCTGATATTGGAAATCATGATGCTCAACCTTCATCGCCATCTTCTACAAAAGGGACTCAGGACTGGGAAGTCTTTGAGTAA
- the LOC108196591 gene encoding ethylene-overproduction protein 1 isoform X1 — MQNNKVGTFSSFYPFNQAGTSTGSAGGGGSMGEKFLERIHEHLRVNSIRSRSSQQIPNVNVDYSMLAQGLAIYGLPQKDLIEPNIEPYLKSVDFIESLADVYRRLETCPQSERWRVYTEQCALLRGLTDPKLCKRSLRLARQHAVDVHSKVVLSAALKYERREEELLGISSVECSGKYLDCPKATLVPGYSPEFVDDKCGCHPVSMEVDEAEHSVDEEECSISAEECDMSFWIGSEEIRCNRYFMSSLSRPFKAMLYGGFMESKREKVNFTQNGISGKGMMAAEIFSRTKSVEKFGLEVVLELLSLANKFCCDEMKSSCDVFLADKVVDMETAMLLIEYGLEETSYLLVAACLQVILRELPSSLNNPVVLKLFCSSEAKERLALAGHASFDLYNLLTQVAMNEDLKANSTVMLLERLGECAADGWQKQLAFHLLGCIMMERNEYKDAQKWFKIAVEAGHTYSSVGVARTKHKGGHTYKAYKLMNSLIANYTPSGWMYQERSLYCNGKEKMMDLNTATELDPTLSYPYKYRAIMQMEDNNTAASITEIEKVINFKVSPDCLELRAWFLIAQEYYEGALRDVRAIVTLDSSYMMFHGKLHGAHLVELLRQHVQQFNLAECWMELYDRWSCVDDIGSLAVVHQMLSNDPGKSLLLFRQSLLLIRLNCNKAAMRCLWMARNHATTDHERLVYEGWILYDTGHWDEALAKAEEAIALKRSFEAFFLKAYALSDPDSSLDSSNSTYVIQLLEDALRCPSDGLRKGQALSNLGAMYVESGKLDLAADCYMTALDIKHSRAHVGLARVYYLKNQRNAAYDEMTKLIEKSKYNASAYEKRSEYCDRDLAQSDLSMATKLDPLRTYPYRYRAAIFMDDRKEAEAIAELTKPLAFKSDLQLLHLRATFHDSMGDSTSAIRDCEAALCLHPSHKDTLELYNKALKQVKREET; from the exons ATGCAGAACAATAAAGTTGGaacattttcttctttttatccGTTTAATCAAGCTGGTACTAGTACTGGTAGTGCTGGTGGTGGTGGAAGTATGGGTGAGAAGTTTCTAGAACGCATACATGAGCATCTTCGAGTGAATTCTATTAGGTCGAGGTCTTCCCAGCAAATTCCAAATGTAAATGTTGATTATAGTATGTTAGCTCAAGGCCTTGCCATTTACGGCCTCCCTCAAAAGGATCTTATTGAACCAAATATTGAGCCTTACTTGAAGTCTGTTGATTTTATTGAGTCTCTAGCTGATGTTTATCGTAGACTTGAAACTTGTCCTCAATCTGAGAGATGGAGGGTGTATACAGAACAATGTGCATTGCTTCGGGGATTAACTGATCCTAAATTGTGTAAACGAAGTCTTAGGTTGGCAAGGCAGCATGCTGTTGATGTTCATTCCAAAGTTGTTCTTTCTGCGGCATTGAAGTATGAGAGAAGAGAGGAGGAACTTCTTGGGATTTCGTCAGTGGAATGTTCTGGGAAATATTTGGATTGTCCTAAGGCTACTTTAGTTCCTGGGTATAGTCCTGAATTTGTTGACGATAAATGTGGGTGTCATCCGGTTTCAATGGAAGTGGATGAAGCTGAGCATAGTGTCGATGAAGAGGAATGCTCAATTTCAGCGGAAGAGTGTGATATGTCGTTTTGGATTGGTAGTGAAGAGATCAGGTGTAATCGTTATTTTATGTCGTCCCTTTCAAGACCATTCAAGGCGATGTTGTATGGTGGTTTCATGGAATCAAAGAGAGAGAAAGTAAATTTTACGCAAAATGGAATATCTGGAAAGGGGATGATGGCTGCTGAAATATTTAGTCGGACTAAATCTGTAGAAAAGTTTGGCTTGGAAGTTGTTTTGGAGCTCCTCTCATTGGCAAACAAGTTCTGTTGTGACGAAATGAAGTCTTCTTGTGATGTTTTTTTGGCGGATAAAGTTGTTGACATGGAAACTGCAATGTTACTAATCGAGTATGGATTGGAGGAAACATCATATCTTTTAGTGGCGGCTTGCTTGCAAGTTATTTTGAGAGAACTGCCTAGTTCATTGAATAATCCTGTAGTGCTGAAACTATTTTGCAGTTCAGAGGCTAAGGAAAGACTAGCACTGGCAGGTCATGCTTCATTTGATCTGTACAACTTGTTAACGCAAGTTGCAATGAATGAAGACCTGAAAGCAAATTCAACAGTGATGTTATTGGAAAGGCTAGGAGAGTGTGCAGCTGATGGTTGGCAGAAACAACTGGCATTCCACTTGTTAGGTTGCATCATGATGGAGAGGAACGAGTATAAGGACGCACAGAAGTGGTTTAAAATAGCCGTAGAAGCGGGTCATACTTATTCCTCTGTAGGCGTAGCCAGGACGAAGCACAAGGGTGGTCATACATATAAGGCATACAAGTTAATGAATTCACTCATTGCTAATTATACACCTTCGGGTTGGATGTATCAGGAGCGATCCTTGTACTGTAATGGAAAAGAGAAGATGATGGATTTGAATACAGCAACTGAATTGGACCCAACTCTTTCATATCCATACAAGTACAGGGCTATTATGCAGATGGAAGATAATAACACTGCAGCTAGCATTACAGAGATTGAAAAAGTGATTAATTTCAAAGTTTCCCCCGACTGCTTAGAACTCCGTGCTTGGTTTTTAATTGCTCAGGAGTATTATGAAGGAGCTTTAAGAGATGTTCGTGCAATAGTAACTTTGGATTCTAGTTACATGATGTTCCATGGGAAATTGCATGGTGCTCATTTGGTAGAGCTCCTTCGCCAGCATGTGCAGCAGTTTAATCTAGCAGAATGTTGGATGGAACTATATGATCGCTGGTCTTGTGTTGACGACATTGGCTCTCTGGCTGTTGTACACCAGATGCTATCCAATGACCCAGGAAAAAGCCTTTTACTTTTTCGGCAATCTCTACTCCTTATACG GTTGAACTGCAACAAAGCTGCAATGAGATGCCTATGGATGGCTCGAAACCATGCTACCACGGATCATGAAAGACTTGTCTATGAAGGGTGGATTCTGTATGATACTGGTCACTGGGACGAAGCATTAGCAAAGGCTGAAGAGGCTATTGCTCTTAAGAGATCATTTGAAGCTTTTTTCTTGAAAGCGTATGCTTTGAGTGATCCTGATTCAAGCCTTGATTCTAGTAATTCCACTTATGTTATCCAACTTCTTGAAGATGCCCTTAGATGTCCATCTGATGGTCTTAGAAAAGGACAA GCACTAAGTAATCTGGGAGCCATGTACGTGGAGAGTGGTAAACTGGATCTTGCTGCTGACTGCTACATGACTGCCCTCGACATCAAGCACTCACGAGCCCATGTAGGCCTGGCACgtgtatattatttaaaaaatcagagAAATGCTGCATATGACGAAATGACAAAGTtaattgaaaaatcaaaatataatgcaTCTGCTTATGAGAAGAGGTCAGAGTATTGTGACCGTGACCTGGCACAAAGTGATCTCAGCATGGCAACTAAACTTGATCCACTGCGAACATATCCATACAGATACAGAGCAGCTA ttttCATGGATGACCGGAAGGAAGCCGAAGCCATAGCAGAACTTACAAAGCCATTAGCTTTCAAGAGTGATTTACAACTGCTGCATCTTCGAGCTACTTTTCACGACTCCATGGGTGACAGCACTTCGGCAATTAGGGACTGTGAAGCTGCCCTCTGTCTTCATCCCAGTCATAAAGATACATTAGAGCTATATAACAAGGCTCTGAAACAGGTTAAAAGAGAAGAAACATAA